CGGCCGCCGCCGTCGAACCCGCCGTGGCGAGTTACCGCGTCCTCCTCGTCCTCCTCGTCTCCGCGACGTACCTGCGGACGACGCCGGTCCGGGAGTCCCGCGCCGCGATAGAGCGCGTCGTGCCGGGCCGCGTCGGTCGCTTCCTCGGCGTCGGCGTCGCCCTCGTCTTCCGCTTCTTCCCGCTTCTCCTCGCGGACCTCCGGCGCGTCCGCGAGGCGTCGAACGCCCGACTGGGCGACCGCCGGCCCCTCCGAGAGCGGATGCGCGTCGTCGCCGCCGCGGGCGTCCGCCGGGCGTTCGCCCGGTCGGACCGACTGGCGCTGGCGCTGCGGGCGCGCTGTTTCGCGTGGAACCCGACGCTGCCCGAACTGCAGTTCGCGCGCCGGGACTACCCGGCGCTCTGCCTCGGCGTCGCCCTCGTGGCGTCGGCGTTTCTCTGAGCGGTTCCGGGGGACGACGCCGCGTTCGCTCCCCTCGGGAGGCAAGATTTAACCGCTCCGTTTCCGGCTGATAAACTATGATACTCTTGCAGTCGGAACCGACTCGGGAGACGTTCTGGACCATCTCGCCGGTGGGGGAGGCGGTGTTCTACGCCCTCGCCGCGATGGCCGTGGTCGTCTTCCTGTACGGAGTCTACGAGCGGTTCGCCCGCTACGCCGAGGGCGAGACCGACGCCTTCGACCGACTCGACGACCTCTCGGGGCGCGTCCGTCGCGCCTCGCGAATCGTCCTCTCGAACGAGAAGCAGTTCGACCGCGACCTGTACGGGGGAATCATGCACGCGTTCATCCTCTGGGGCTTTCTGACGCTGCTCATCGGGACGACCATCCTCGCCATCGACATCGACTTCTACCGCCGCATCACGGGCGAGTCGTTCTTCGTCGGCGACTTCTACCTCTCGTACTCGTTCGTGATGGACGCCCTCGGCTTCCTGTTCGTCGTCGGCGTCGGCATGGCCCTCTACCGCCGCTACGCCGTCCGCGAGGAGCGTCTGTGGGGCCGACACACCGGCCGCGAGGACGACGTGTTCGTCTGGACGCTGTTCGTCCTCGGCGTCGGCGGCTACCTCCTCGAAGCGCTCCGTATCGTCGGCACCGAGTTCCCCGAGTGGGAGACGGTGTCGTTCGTCGGCTACTTCATCGCCCTCGGATTCGACGCCGCCGGGATGTCCGCCGGCCTCGCCGAGACGCTGTACTGGCCCGCGTGGTGGTCCCACGCCGTCATCGCCCTCGGGTTCGTCGCGTTCGTCCCCGCCGCGAAGCCGTTCCACATGATATCCTCGTTCGCCAACGTCGTCACCGCCGACGAGAAGGCGGGCAAGCGACTGCCGGGCGTCCCCGCCGACGAGAGCCCCGACGAGATAGGCTACACCTCCATCGAGGACCTCTCGTGGAAGCAACTGCTCGACACCGACGCCTGCACGAAGTGCGGCCGGTGTTCGGCGGTCTGCCCCGCGAAGGCGTCGGGGAGACCCCTCGACCCGCGGGACGTCATCCTCGACCTGAAACGCTACCGCGAGGAGTTGGACGCGGGGCGGACGGAGGAAGTCGACATAATCGCCGACGGCGGCACCTCCGTCGTCGACGCGGAGACGATGGAATCCTGCATGGCCTGCATGGCCTGCATGGACTCCTGTCCGGTCGACATCGAACATCTGAGCCACTTCACCGAGATGAACCGCCGCCTCACCGAGACGGGCCAGATGCAGGAACCCGTCCAGGAGGCGATGATGAACGTCTTCCAGAACGGCAACGCCTTCGGCGACCCGGCGCGGAAGCGCCCCGACTGGACCGACGAGTTGGAGTTCGAGGTGCCCGACGCCCGCGAGGAGGACGTGGAGTTCCTCTGGTACGTCGGCGACTACCCGTCCTACGACGAGCGAAACCGCCGCGTGGCGCGCTCTCTCGCCCGCCTCTTCGAACTCGCGGGCGTCTCCTACGGCATCCTCTACGAGGACGAACAGAACGACGGCAACGACGTGCGCCGCGTCGGCGAGGAGGGACTCTACGAGATGCTCGTCGAGGACAACAGCGAGGCCATCCACGACTGCGAGTTCGACAAAATCGTCTGTACGGACCCCCACTCGTACAACACGTTCCTGAACGAGTACCCCGAGATGGACCCCGAGTTCGACTACCCTGTCTACCACTACACGCAGGTGGTCGAGACGCTCGTCCGCGAGGGGCGCGTCGGCCTCGACGGGTCCGAGATAGGCTACACCGTCACCTACCACGACCCCTGTCACCTCGGGCGGTTCAACGACGAGTACGAGGCACCGCGGGAACTCGTGCGCGCGACGGGCGCGAGGCTGGCGGAGATGCCGCGCAACCGCTCCGATTCGTTCTGCTGCGGTGGAGGCGGCGGCGGCCTCTGGATGGAACACGAGGAGGAGACGAAACCGAGCGAAGAGCGGTTGCGCGAGGCCCTCGAAGACACCGCGGCCGGAGGCGAAGTAGAGAAGTTCGTCGTCGCCTGTCCGATGTGCGCGACGATGTACGAGGACGGACGGAAGACCGGCGACTACGAGGACGACATCGAGATAATCGACGTGGCCGAGTTGCTGGTGGAGGCGCTGGAGTCGAAGCGGGGGGCCGGCGGGTCCGGTGCCGGCGCCGTCACAGACGGAACCGGCGTCGGGACGGCGGACTGAGCCGTTCGGACTCACCTCGTTCTTCCTTCGGAACGCCCGCGAACCCGCGGCCACGGCCGTCGCTGTGGCCACAGCTAGCGAGTTCGGCAACGGAAGGAGGGCGGGGCAAAGCGGGACGACGAGTCGAATCGAATCGAGTCGAAGTGAGGCGTCGGCGTCGGCCGGGCGTCCGCCTCAGTCGCTCTTGTACTCTTTGCGGAAGCCGCGGAACTCCGTCCGGTGGGCCTCCTCGTCGGCGAGGAGGGTGACCGCGAGGTCCTCCGTCACCGGGTCGTTGGCCTCCTCCGCGGCATCGATGAGCGCGCGGTACGTGTCAATGGCGTCGTTCTCGGCCTCGATGACGCCTTCGATGACGGAGATGACGCTGGTGCTGTCCTCGGGCGGTTGGAGGTTCGTCTGCGCGGCCTCGAAGTCGGCCGACCCCGGCGGCACCTCGTCGAGTTGCTTGAGGCGCTGACCGATCTGTTCTGCGTGGCCGAGTTCCTCCTGGATGTCCTCCTGCAGCGACCCCTTTATCTCCTCGGCGCGGACGCCGTCGAGGACGATGGAGTTCGTCAGGTAGTTCATCACCGTCTCCAGTTCGTCGAGGTACGCCTTCTTCAGCAGTTCGATGGCCTCGTCGTTGTCCGTCGCTTGCTTGGTTTCTGACATCGTTCGCACATTCGTCCCGAGGGTAAAAATAGGTACCCGCCGGCGTATCGGCGAGCGGTTTACTCCAGGTACTCGACCAGTTCGACGACGTATCCGTCGGGGTCCTCGACGAACGCCGCGCGGGCGCCGGCGGGGTCGACGTCGAACGGTTCGCGGACGACCGGACAGTCGGTGGCCGCGCGGAGTTCCTCGAACGCCTCGTCGGCGTCGTCGACTTCGACGGCGAGGTGGTCGATGCCCGCGGGGTCGACCGACTCCTCCGAGTCGGGGTCGTGTTTGAACTGTATCTCCAGTCCGTCGCCGCCGCCGACGTAGACGTTCTCGACGCCGTTCAGCGTGAACTCCCCCGTCTTCGAGAGGCCGAGTTCGCCGTAGAACTCCAGCATCGCGTCGAGGTCCGAGACCGTTATGGCCGTGTGTATCAGGCGCATACCGGTTCGCTCGGACGCGCGGGTGAAATAGACCGCGGATACCCGTCCGGCGGCCGCGGTCCGGCGTCGCTCGGGAGGGCGGTGCGTCGACCGAGCCGAGAGTTAACTTCGCCGCCGCCCTCACGTCCCCCATGCCGCGGATCAACGAATCCGACCTCGAGTGGTCGGAGACGACGCACGGCGGGACGGCATTCGAGCGGAAGAAACTCGGGTCGGCGGCGGGCGCCGAACGCCTCGGCGCGAGCCTGTACGAACTGCCGCCGGGGGCCGCCTCGTGGCCGTACCACTTCCACGCCGGCAACGAGGAGGCGGCGTACGTGCTCTCCGGAGAGGGAACGCTCAGAACGCCCGACGGCGAAGAGGCGGTCGAGGCGGGCGACTTCCTCCTCTTTCCGGCGGACCCCTCGGGCGCGCACCGACTCCGCAACGACGGCGACGAACCGCTCCGCTACCTCGCCGTCTCCACGATGCGGGACCCGGACGTGACCGTCTACCCGGACTCCGAGAAGGTCGGCGTGTTCGCCGGGGCGCCGCCGGGCGGCGACGGAGAGCGCGTCGTCTCGGGGTATTTCAGGCGAGACGACGCGGTGGACTACTGGGAGGGCGAGTCGTAGGCCGTCAGTCGAACAGGGTTCACGCGAGTGCCGTCTCGATATCGTCGATGACGCTCCGCGCGGGCCGGCGGTCGCGGGAGGGGGCGCGTCCGTCCGCGTAGTCGCGGAGCACGCGGGCGAAGAACGCCAGTTCGTCGCGCTCGAACGTGTCGTCGTCTTCGAGACGCGCGAGGAGCGAGAGGGCTTGCTGGGGGTCGTCACCGTCGTCGACGGTGCGTTCGGCGTCGCTCAGGAGGGCGGCGTGCACCACCCATAGCTCTTCGAGCGAGAGGTCGAGCGGGGTCGGGTAGTTGTGGGCCGAAGCGGTCATGCTCTGTCTCTGGTCGAACGTACGTCCGCACGGGTATAAACTGTGCGCGTGAGTGGCACAGCCCGCGCACGCGCGGCAAAGATTGATGTTTCCATCGGAAAACCGTACAGGGCCGATATAGACAGTTGTGCGTACGTTCTTTTTCTAGGTACAAACTCTGATGGTGAAATTTGATAGACACACACACACACACACACGCACGGACTAGGGAGGCGAAGCTACTCGAAGGCTGGAATGCCAGTCCCGCTCACCGAAATCGCACCGATTCGAGTGAACGGAGTCACTCGAAGGCCGCGATTCCGGTGAGGTCCGCCCCCAGCACGAGCGTGTGGATGTCGTGGGTGCCCTCGTAGGTGTACACCGTCTCCATGTTAGCGAGGTGTCGCATCGGGGAGTAGTCGGTCGTGATTCCGTTGCCGCCGAGCATCTCGCGGGCCGTCCGCGACACCTGCCGGGCCATTCGGACGTTGTGCCGCTTGGCCATCGACACCTGTTGGTTCCGGAGTTCGCCGCGCTCTTTCAACTCGGCGAGGCGGTAGGCCATCAGCTGTCCGTTCGTTATCTTCGTCGCCATCTCCGCGAGTTTGTCCTGCTGAATCTGGAACCGGGCGATGGGGCCGCCGAACTGGTCGCGGTCCTTCGCGTACGACAGCGCCGTCTCGAAGGCGTCCCGCGCCGCGCCGACGACGCCCCACGAGATGCCGTAGCGGGCCTGCGTGAGACACGACAGCGGCCCCTTCATCCCCTCGACGCCCGGTAGCACGTCCGACTCGGGGACGCAGACGTCGTCGAGGCCGATGTCGCCCGTGACCGACGCGCGCATGGAGAGTTTGTCGTGTATCTCGTTGGTCGTCACCCCGTCGCGGTCCGTCTCCACGAGGAACCCGCGGACGGGCGACTCCTCCGCCGAGGTGTCCCGCGCCCAGACGACGGCCACGTCCGCGATGGGTGAGTTGGTTATCCACGTCTTCGAGCCGTTGAGCACGTACTCGTCGCCGTCTTTCTCCGCCCGCGTCTGCATCCCCGAGGGGTTCGACCCGTGCTCGGGTTCGGTGAGACCGAAACAGCCCACCGCCTCGCCGGTACCGAGGTCCGGGAGCCACCGCTCCTTCTGCTCCTCGGAGCCGAACTCGTGAATAGGGTACATGACGAGCGCACCCTGCACGCTCGCCATCGACCGGAGGCCGGAGTCGCCCGCCTCCAACTCCTGCATCAGGACGCCGTACGCCCTGTCGCCGACGCCCGGCAGACCGTAGCCGTCGATTGTCGGCGCGTAGAAGCCGAGTTCGCCCATTTTCGGGATGAGGTCCGTCGGGAACGTCCCCGCCTCGAAGTGGTCGCCGATGTCGGGTTTGACCTCCTCGTCGACGAAGCGCCGCGCCTCGTCGCGGATCATCCGCTCTTCGGTCGTCAGGTCCGCCTCCAAACCCAGATAATCGAGCATGAACGACTCTCTGCGGCGGGCGGCAAAAGGTGTTCGCTCGGCCCCGCGGGGCGCCGCCGGCGGAGCGTCCGAGCGAAGCGGAGAGACGAGGAGAGAAGCGAGGGGAAGAGAAGAGGGGGAAGAACCGTCGCGGGCGCCTCAGGACGCCGTCTCGGCGTCGGTGCCGATGTCGGGCGCGGCGCCCGCGCGCACCCGCCGCGCGTAGGAGACGAAGTTCTCGAACAGGCGCTTGGCCTCGCAGGCGGCGCCGTAGTTCTCCTCGTCGATACCGTCCAGAACCGACCGAATCCGCTCGTCGGGGAGGTCCTTCCCCATCGTCACGTCCCGGGCGGTGTCGGGGTCGTACTCGGGGTGGAACTGCACGCCCCACGCGTGCCGCTTCCGGAAGGCGTGGACGCCGTACTCGTTCTCCGCGAGGAGGTCCGCGCCCGCCGGGAGTTCGGTCACCGCGTCCGAGTGCGTCGTGAAGACGGTGAACCGGTCGCCGATTCCCTCGAACAGTTCGCTGTCGGTCGTCTTCCGTACCTCTCGGTAGCCGATTTCGTACTCGCCCATCCCCTCGACGGTGCCCCCGAGCGCCGTCGCGAGAATCTGGTGTCCGTAGCAGACGCCGAGAACCGGCACGTCGCGTTCGGCGGCGTCGCCCACGTACGTCACGAGGGGCGGAATCCACGCCTCGTCCCAGTAGACGGACGCGCGCGACCCCGTGACGACGACGCCGTCGAAGTCGAAGTGCGAGGGGAGTTGCCCGCTCGTGACGTCGAATTCGACGAGGTCGGCGTCGAGTTCGCGGCGGAAGTTCCGCCGGGTGTTACTGTCCCCGTGCGACGCGTCGAGAAGAGCGAAACGGAGTCGCTCGGTGCCCTGACTCATTGTTGAATACGAAGAAATCCGTCGTGAAGAGAGTTGTGCTCGTGGTACGTGTTGTCACCACGAAAACCGTCGTCGGGCTGACAAGCGACAACCGATTTCAGTTATTCTTCGAGAAATCCAGCCAGTTCGTCGTTCACGCGCTTCGAACGTTCGACGTGCGCGAGGTGTCCCGCATCGTCGACGCCGACGAACTCCCCGCGGGGCAGGTCCGCCGCGAGCGTTCGGGCGTCTTCGACGGGCCACGCCGCGTCGTCGGCGCCGTGGACGACCAGCGTCGGCGCCGTCACCTCGTACGGCGCGTCGAGCGAGTACCCGCGGACGGCGGCGGCCTGCGCCTCCCACGCCGCCGGGTCGGCGTCCTCGGCGGCGCGCCACTCGGTGATGTCCCGCACCGCCTCGGGGTGGTCGTCGACGAACTCGGTCGAAAGCGCCGCCTTCGTCGTCCGCCGCAGGGCGTCGCGGTCCGTCGGCGGGGCGTACAGCGATTCGAGGTCGACGCCCGACCCCGAGGGGGCGGTCCCGAGGCAGACGAGGCGCTCGACGCGCGAGGTGGTCCGGGCCGCTTCGAGGCCCACCATCCCGCCGAGGCCCGCGCCGACGACGGCCGCCGAGTGGAGGCCGGCGTCCGAGAGGACGGTCGTGAGGTCCGAGACGAGGTCGGGGATAGAGTAAGGGCCCGGCGGAGCGTCGGAGCGACCCGCGCCGCGCACGTCGGTGACGAGGCTCTCGAACGGCCCCGCGACGGCCGCGTGCTGCCACCCCCACTGCCACGCGCCGTACCCGGCGTCGCCGACGAAGACGACCGGGTCGCCGTCGCCGTCGCGTTCGTAGTAGCAGGCGACGCCGCCGTTCGAAGCCACTGGCATGGTACGGTCGTAGTCGGCGGGGCGTCCCTTTATCGGCACCGACACGACTCTCACTGCCTACTGCGTCCGCAGTCGCCACCCGCCGTCGCCCTCGTACGACAACACGCCGTGAAAGAGGCTCTCCAGCGTCGTCACCGTCGTCTCCTCCTGGGTCGACGGGTCGAGGAAGAACAGACCTCGAGCGCCGAGTCGCGGTCCGTCGGCGCTCTCGGCGCCCCGTTCGTCGAACCCGAGAGTGTCGAGGCGGCCGACGAGGACGTGCAGGAACCGGTAGAGCGCCTTCAGCGACACGTGCCGAAGCAACGCGTCGAGCGAGTCCACCGAGACGATTATCTCCGCGTTCGAGTCGTCGGCCCACGAACCCGTGTAGCGCGTCGCCCGCATGCCGATGCTCGTCAGGTCGGCCGGCGTCGGCACCGTCTCGACGGCGACGCCGTCGGGCAGTTCGTCCGTCGCTTGATCCGGCGTCGTCACGACGGCGGCGTTCGCGGGCGGACCGTCGAGGGCCGCCACCCAGTCGTCGTACCACCGCGCGGGCGGCCGCGAGAAGCAGACGCCGAAGAGGTTGACGGGGCGCGACCCGCCGGCGAGGAGGCGCCTGCACGTCGCGTCCGAGTCGGACTCGGACGCGGGTCTGAGGACGAGGAGGCCGGCGGCGTCCCGCGTCTCGCGGGTCACCCGTTCGGTGAGTTCCATCTACCGAGTAGGCACGTCGACAGCTAGCCTTAATTGTTTGTCGTGTCCGCGGGGCGTAACCGAACCGCGGCGGGGACGGATGAGAGGCGGAGGACGGAAGACGAGAGGAGAGTCGCCGTCGAATCGGGGCGGTTCAGGTTCGGATTCGGGACCCGGTCTCAGGCGTCGAGGACCTGACGGAGCACGTCGGGCGCTTCTTCGAGGATGTCGTCGAGGGCGTCGACGTCGGGGCCGCCGCCCTGCGCGAAGTCCGGCGGGCCGCCGCCGCCGCCGCCGACGCGGGAGGCGAGTTCGCCGACGACTTCGCCGGCGTTGATGCCCACGCCGTCTGGGACGCCGACGACGAACTGGGCGCTGCCGCCCGCGGCGGACCCGAGGACGGCGACTTTGCCCTCGCCGACGATGGCGTTGGCCGTCGCGCGGAGTTCGTCGGCGTCGCCGTCGACGCGTTGGACGACGGCGGGCGTACCGTCGACGTCTATCTCTTCGGTCTCCGCGGCGGCGCGCGCCTCCGCGAGTTCGGACTTCAGGCGGTCGACGGTCTTGCCGCGCTCCTTCCACTCGGTGAAGAACCGCTCGGCCGTCTCCGGCACGTCCTCGGGGTTGACGTCGAGGACGTCGGCCGCGTCGTAGAGGGCGTCCTCGGTGCGCTGGGTCGCGGAGATGGCGGCGTCGCCCGCGGCGAAGACGATGCGCTCGACGCCGTCCTGCACGGGTTCGGTGTTCAGAATCTTGATGGCGCCGATGTCGCCCGTCCGCTTGACGTGCGTGCCGCCGCAGGCCTGCACGTCGTCGCCGACGGTGATGACGCGGACGTTGCGTCCCGGCGGAATCCCGCCCTGATAGAGGTCGAAGCCGTACTTCTCCTCGGCC
This is a stretch of genomic DNA from Halogeometricum sp. S3BR5-2. It encodes these proteins:
- a CDS encoding DUF7504 family protein, which produces MELTERVTRETRDAAGLLVLRPASESDSDATCRRLLAGGSRPVNLFGVCFSRPPARWYDDWVAALDGPPANAAVVTTPDQATDELPDGVAVETVPTPADLTSIGMRATRYTGSWADDSNAEIIVSVDSLDALLRHVSLKALYRFLHVLVGRLDTLGFDERGAESADGPRLGARGLFFLDPSTQEETTVTTLESLFHGVLSYEGDGGWRLRTQ
- a CDS encoding type 1 glutamine amidotransferase, with amino-acid sequence MSQGTERLRFALLDASHGDSNTRRNFRRELDADLVEFDVTSGQLPSHFDFDGVVVTGSRASVYWDEAWIPPLVTYVGDAAERDVPVLGVCYGHQILATALGGTVEGMGEYEIGYREVRKTTDSELFEGIGDRFTVFTTHSDAVTELPAGADLLAENEYGVHAFRKRHAWGVQFHPEYDPDTARDVTMGKDLPDERIRSVLDGIDEENYGAACEAKRLFENFVSYARRVRAGAAPDIGTDAETAS
- a CDS encoding energy-coupling factor transporter transmembrane component T family protein; this translates as MTLAYRPSDSLAHRLDPRTKLLVQAAFALAVFARSDPVGLAACTAFAGGVLLAGRVSPVDALRGFAPALPFLVVAPLARTVVLSPAGSALPVGVDPAAAVEPAVASYRVLLVLLVSATYLRTTPVRESRAAIERVVPGRVGRFLGVGVALVFRFFPLLLADLRRVREASNARLGDRRPLRERMRVVAAAGVRRAFARSDRLALALRARCFAWNPTLPELQFARRDYPALCLGVALVASAFL
- a CDS encoding ferritin-like domain-containing protein, coding for MSETKQATDNDEAIELLKKAYLDELETVMNYLTNSIVLDGVRAEEIKGSLQEDIQEELGHAEQIGQRLKQLDEVPPGSADFEAAQTNLQPPEDSTSVISVIEGVIEAENDAIDTYRALIDAAEEANDPVTEDLAVTLLADEEAHRTEFRGFRKEYKSD
- a CDS encoding alpha/beta fold hydrolase, encoding MPVASNGGVACYYERDGDGDPVVFVGDAGYGAWQWGWQHAAVAGPFESLVTDVRGAGRSDAPPGPYSIPDLVSDLTTVLSDAGLHSAAVVGAGLGGMVGLEAARTTSRVERLVCLGTAPSGSGVDLESLYAPPTDRDALRRTTKAALSTEFVDDHPEAVRDITEWRAAEDADPAAWEAQAAAVRGYSLDAPYEVTAPTLVVHGADDAAWPVEDARTLAADLPRGEFVGVDDAGHLAHVERSKRVNDELAGFLEE
- a CDS encoding 4Fe-4S dicluster domain-containing protein codes for the protein MILLQSEPTRETFWTISPVGEAVFYALAAMAVVVFLYGVYERFARYAEGETDAFDRLDDLSGRVRRASRIVLSNEKQFDRDLYGGIMHAFILWGFLTLLIGTTILAIDIDFYRRITGESFFVGDFYLSYSFVMDALGFLFVVGVGMALYRRYAVREERLWGRHTGREDDVFVWTLFVLGVGGYLLEALRIVGTEFPEWETVSFVGYFIALGFDAAGMSAGLAETLYWPAWWSHAVIALGFVAFVPAAKPFHMISSFANVVTADEKAGKRLPGVPADESPDEIGYTSIEDLSWKQLLDTDACTKCGRCSAVCPAKASGRPLDPRDVILDLKRYREELDAGRTEEVDIIADGGTSVVDAETMESCMACMACMDSCPVDIEHLSHFTEMNRRLTETGQMQEPVQEAMMNVFQNGNAFGDPARKRPDWTDELEFEVPDAREEDVEFLWYVGDYPSYDERNRRVARSLARLFELAGVSYGILYEDEQNDGNDVRRVGEEGLYEMLVEDNSEAIHDCEFDKIVCTDPHSYNTFLNEYPEMDPEFDYPVYHYTQVVETLVREGRVGLDGSEIGYTVTYHDPCHLGRFNDEYEAPRELVRATGARLAEMPRNRSDSFCCGGGGGGLWMEHEEETKPSEERLREALEDTAAGGEVEKFVVACPMCATMYEDGRKTGDYEDDIEIIDVAELLVEALESKRGAGGSGAGAVTDGTGVGTAD
- a CDS encoding VOC family protein; the protein is MRLIHTAITVSDLDAMLEFYGELGLSKTGEFTLNGVENVYVGGGDGLEIQFKHDPDSEESVDPAGIDHLAVEVDDADEAFEELRAATDCPVVREPFDVDPAGARAAFVEDPDGYVVELVEYLE
- a CDS encoding acyl-CoA dehydrogenase family protein; this encodes MLDYLGLEADLTTEERMIRDEARRFVDEEVKPDIGDHFEAGTFPTDLIPKMGELGFYAPTIDGYGLPGVGDRAYGVLMQELEAGDSGLRSMASVQGALVMYPIHEFGSEEQKERWLPDLGTGEAVGCFGLTEPEHGSNPSGMQTRAEKDGDEYVLNGSKTWITNSPIADVAVVWARDTSAEESPVRGFLVETDRDGVTTNEIHDKLSMRASVTGDIGLDDVCVPESDVLPGVEGMKGPLSCLTQARYGISWGVVGAARDAFETALSYAKDRDQFGGPIARFQIQQDKLAEMATKITNGQLMAYRLAELKERGELRNQQVSMAKRHNVRMARQVSRTAREMLGGNGITTDYSPMRHLANMETVYTYEGTHDIHTLVLGADLTGIAAFE
- a CDS encoding cupin domain-containing protein; the protein is MPRINESDLEWSETTHGGTAFERKKLGSAAGAERLGASLYELPPGAASWPYHFHAGNEEAAYVLSGEGTLRTPDGEEAVEAGDFLLFPADPSGAHRLRNDGDEPLRYLAVSTMRDPDVTVYPDSEKVGVFAGAPPGGDGERVVSGYFRRDDAVDYWEGES